In the genome of Desulfuromonas sp. DDH964, one region contains:
- the nifK gene encoding nitrogenase molybdenum-iron protein subunit beta, with translation MSESAVKKVTETPASEIERVKEWINSEEYKEKNFAREALVVNPAHACQPLGAQMVASGFEGALPFVHGSQGCASYFRSTFSRHFREPAAATCDAMTEDGAVFGGQNNLFEGLENAYALYKPKMIPVYTTCMPEVIGDDLTAFIRNAKTKGHLPEEVLTPYANTPSFNGTHIHGYDSMLKSILETLTTDQKIEGKCTGKLNLIPGFDGNTGNLREYKRILELFGIPYTLMADISEVFDTVCDGNYRLYPGGTKIEDAAESINGKATISLQKYSTLNTMKWIEEEYSGEKLVMPMPFGIQKTDELLLKLSELFGKPVPEKLKEERGLAVDAMTDAHQYLHGKKFAVAGDPDYLIGIVSFLLEMGAIPYHVLCSRTNKKFEKEMKALLASSPFGATGKVYINKDLWHLRSLLVTDPVDGIIGDTHAKWAARDARIPLFRIGFPIIDRVNLHRSPVIGYQGAVNMLTMIANKFLDIKDETCENQWFEMMR, from the coding sequence ATGAGCGAATCTGCCGTTAAAAAAGTGACCGAGACTCCGGCCAGCGAGATCGAGCGGGTCAAGGAATGGATCAACAGCGAAGAGTACAAGGAGAAGAACTTCGCCCGCGAGGCGCTGGTCGTCAACCCGGCCCACGCCTGCCAGCCCCTCGGCGCCCAGATGGTCGCCAGCGGCTTCGAAGGGGCCCTCCCCTTCGTCCACGGCTCCCAGGGGTGCGCCTCCTACTTCCGCAGCACCTTTTCCCGCCACTTCCGTGAGCCGGCGGCGGCGACCTGCGACGCCATGACCGAGGACGGCGCCGTCTTCGGCGGCCAGAACAACCTCTTCGAAGGACTGGAGAACGCCTACGCGCTCTACAAGCCGAAGATGATCCCGGTCTACACCACCTGCATGCCCGAGGTCATCGGTGACGACCTCACCGCCTTTATCCGCAACGCCAAGACCAAGGGGCACCTGCCGGAGGAGGTTTTGACCCCCTACGCCAACACCCCGAGCTTCAACGGTACCCATATCCACGGTTACGACTCGATGCTCAAGAGCATCCTCGAAACCCTGACCACCGACCAGAAGATCGAGGGCAAGTGCACCGGCAAGCTCAACCTGATCCCGGGCTTCGACGGCAACACCGGCAACCTGCGCGAGTACAAGCGCATCCTTGAGCTGTTCGGCATCCCCTACACGCTGATGGCCGACATCTCGGAGGTCTTCGACACCGTCTGCGACGGCAACTACCGGCTCTATCCTGGCGGCACCAAAATTGAAGACGCCGCCGAGTCGATCAACGGCAAGGCGACGATCTCGCTGCAGAAGTATTCGACCCTCAACACCATGAAGTGGATCGAGGAGGAGTACAGCGGCGAGAAGCTGGTGATGCCGATGCCCTTCGGCATCCAGAAGACCGACGAGCTGCTGCTGAAGCTCTCCGAGCTCTTCGGCAAGCCGGTCCCGGAGAAACTGAAGGAGGAGCGCGGCCTCGCCGTCGACGCCATGACCGACGCCCACCAGTACCTGCATGGCAAGAAGTTCGCCGTCGCCGGCGACCCCGACTACCTGATCGGCATCGTCTCCTTCCTCCTCGAGATGGGCGCGATCCCCTACCACGTCCTCTGCTCGCGCACCAACAAGAAGTTCGAGAAGGAGATGAAGGCTCTGCTCGCCTCCTCTCCCTTTGGCGCCACCGGCAAGGTCTACATCAACAAGGACCTCTGGCATTTGCGCAGCCTGCTGGTCACCGATCCGGTCGACGGCATCATCGGCGACACCCACGCCAAGTGGGCGGCCCGCGACGCCAGGATCCCGCTCTTCCGCATCGGTTTTCCGATCATCGACCGGGTCAACCTCCACCGCAGCCCGGTAATCGGCTACCAGGGGGCGGTCAACATGCTGACCATGATCGCCAACAAGTTCCTCGATATCAAGGACGAGACCTGCGAGAACCAGTGGTTCGAAATGATGCGTTAA
- the nifD gene encoding nitrogenase molybdenum-iron protein alpha chain, with amino-acid sequence MAERKPIPGVSKEKTEKLIKETLAAMPAKAQKKRAPHLGANEPTASTCAVKSNKKVVPGVMSQRGCAYAGAKGVVWGPIRDMVHVSHGPIGCGVYSWGTRRNLMQGIPGVTSFPMDFTSDFQERDIVYGGDKKLEKLLQEADELFPLNKGLSILSECPVGLIGDDINAVAKKMENELGKLVVPCNCEGFRGVSQSLGHHISNDSIRDHIIGKFEFPEPAGPYDVALIGDYNIGGDVWAAKPILEEIGLNVKSVWTGDGEVEKIGATHSVKLNLIHCYRSMNYMCKVMEEKWNIPWLEYNFFGPSKIEESLRAIAERFDDTIKENVEKVIQKYKPVMQAVIDEYKPRLEGKTAMLFVGGLRPRHTVGAYEDLGIQITGAGYEFAHQDDYDRTSPELAKGALIYDDVSEFELEKFVEEFKPDLVGSGIKEKYVFQKAGIPFRQMHSWDYSGPYHGYEGFKVFARDIDMAINSPTWKLVKSPF; translated from the coding sequence ATGGCAGAGCGAAAGCCCATCCCGGGCGTTAGCAAGGAAAAGACCGAGAAGCTGATCAAAGAGACCCTGGCGGCGATGCCGGCCAAGGCCCAGAAGAAGCGTGCGCCGCACCTGGGCGCCAACGAGCCGACCGCCTCGACCTGCGCGGTGAAGTCGAACAAGAAGGTCGTCCCCGGCGTCATGAGCCAGCGCGGCTGCGCCTATGCCGGCGCCAAGGGGGTGGTCTGGGGGCCGATCCGCGACATGGTCCACGTCTCCCACGGACCGATCGGCTGCGGCGTCTACAGCTGGGGGACGCGGCGCAACCTGATGCAGGGGATTCCCGGCGTCACCTCCTTCCCGATGGACTTCACCTCCGACTTCCAGGAGCGCGACATCGTCTACGGCGGCGACAAGAAGCTGGAGAAACTGCTGCAGGAGGCCGACGAGCTCTTCCCCCTCAACAAGGGGCTCTCGATCCTCTCCGAGTGCCCGGTCGGCCTGATCGGTGACGACATCAACGCCGTCGCCAAAAAGATGGAGAACGAGCTCGGCAAGCTGGTCGTACCCTGCAACTGCGAAGGCTTCCGCGGCGTCTCCCAGTCGCTGGGTCACCACATCTCCAACGACTCGATCCGCGACCACATCATCGGCAAGTTCGAATTCCCCGAACCGGCCGGCCCCTACGATGTCGCCCTGATCGGCGACTACAACATCGGCGGTGACGTCTGGGCGGCGAAACCGATCCTCGAAGAGATCGGCCTCAACGTCAAGAGCGTCTGGACCGGCGACGGCGAGGTCGAGAAGATCGGCGCCACCCATTCGGTGAAGCTGAACCTGATTCACTGCTACCGCTCGATGAACTACATGTGCAAGGTGATGGAAGAGAAGTGGAACATCCCCTGGCTCGAGTACAACTTTTTCGGTCCGAGCAAGATCGAGGAAAGCCTGCGCGCCATCGCCGAGCGTTTTGACGACACCATCAAGGAAAACGTCGAGAAGGTGATCCAGAAGTACAAGCCGGTGATGCAGGCGGTGATCGACGAGTACAAACCGCGCCTCGAAGGAAAGACCGCCATGCTCTTCGTCGGCGGCCTGCGCCCCCGCCACACCGTCGGCGCCTACGAGGACCTCGGCATCCAGATTACCGGCGCCGGTTACGAGTTCGCCCACCAGGACGACTACGACCGCACCTCGCCGGAGCTGGCCAAGGGGGCCTTGATCTACGACGACGTCTCCGAGTTCGAGCTGGAGAAATTCGTCGAGGAGTTCAAACCCGACCTGGTCGGCAGCGGCATCAAGGAGAAGTATGTCTTCCAGAAGGCCGGTATCCCCTTCCGCCAGATGCACAGCTGGGACTATTCGGGCCCCTACCACGGCTACGAGGGGTTCAAGGTCTTCGCCCGCGACATCGACATGGCGATCAACAGCCCGACCTGGAAACTGGTGAAGTCGCCCTTCTAA
- the nifH gene encoding nitrogenase iron protein: MRQIAIYGKGGIGKSTTTQNTVAGLAALGKKVMIIGCDPKADSTRLILHAKAQETVMDKVRELGTVEDLELEDVLKWGYGDIKCVESGGPEPGVGCAGRGVITAINFLEEEGAYTPDLDFVFYDVLGDVVCGGFAMPIRENKAQEIYIVVSGEMMAMYAANNICKGIVKYAASGSVRLAGLICNSRNTDREADLIEALAAKLGTQMIHFVPRDNQVQRAELRRMTVIEYSPEHKQAEEYRQLAKKIAENKMFVVPTPLEMEELEELLMEFGIMEAEDETVVGKAENA; encoded by the coding sequence ATGCGTCAGATTGCAATCTACGGTAAAGGCGGCATCGGCAAGTCGACCACGACCCAGAACACCGTCGCCGGCCTCGCCGCCCTCGGCAAGAAAGTCATGATCATCGGCTGCGACCCGAAGGCCGACTCGACCCGCCTGATCCTCCACGCCAAGGCGCAGGAGACGGTCATGGACAAGGTCCGCGAGCTCGGCACCGTCGAGGACCTCGAACTCGAAGACGTCCTCAAGTGGGGCTACGGCGACATCAAGTGCGTCGAGTCGGGCGGCCCGGAGCCGGGCGTCGGCTGTGCCGGCCGCGGCGTCATCACCGCCATCAACTTCCTCGAAGAAGAGGGCGCCTACACTCCCGACCTCGACTTCGTCTTCTATGACGTCCTTGGCGACGTCGTCTGCGGCGGCTTCGCCATGCCGATCCGCGAGAACAAGGCCCAGGAGATCTACATCGTCGTCTCCGGCGAGATGATGGCAATGTACGCCGCCAACAACATCTGCAAGGGGATCGTCAAGTACGCGGCAAGCGGCAGCGTGCGTCTCGCCGGCCTGATCTGCAACAGCCGCAACACCGACCGCGAGGCCGACCTGATCGAGGCGCTGGCCGCCAAGCTCGGCACCCAGATGATCCACTTCGTCCCCCGCGACAACCAGGTGCAGCGCGCCGAACTGCGCCGCATGACGGTCATCGAGTACTCCCCCGAGCACAAGCAGGCCGAGGAGTACCGGCAGCTGGCGAAAAAGATCGCCGAGAACAAGATGTTCGTCGTCCCCACCCCGCTGGAGATGGAAGAGCTCGAAGAGCTGCTGATGGAGTTCGGCATCATGGAAGCGGAGGATGAGACCGTGGTCGGCAAGGCGGAGAACGCTTAA
- the draG gene encoding ADP-ribosyl-[dinitrogen reductase] hydrolase, which produces MARAELEAAARAVFLGVALGDALGATTEFMTPGEIRARYKLHNKIRGGGWLGVKPGQVTDDTEMSLALARALIAAGGWDLQGIAEQFLAWMRSKPIDIGSTVRKGIVGFMRKGSLEVPYNEWDAGNGAAMRMAPVILQTLGDDDLLRRCALEQARLTHNHPLSDAACVTLGKMVQAAMLGADRFQLHALARELIAACPTFHFNHYKGLASGYIVDTMQTVFHYFFSTASFEECLVGVVNQGGDADTTGAIAGMLAGAFYGIDALPKQWLRKLDRQVREEVETAAVALLKISPWVLRDTPFRELSGDLWEFHQQGCVVAITTNGKVGGNGRNVMARGTARQAAERFPALPQRLGELIRQHGNHVFDLGNGLVSFPVEHTPWEVPDLQLIRQSGRELRALADDRGWQRIIVPRPGCGGGGLSWGEVRPLLETCFDDRFWIIQAPAA; this is translated from the coding sequence ATGGCACGGGCGGAACTCGAAGCAGCGGCGCGGGCCGTCTTTCTCGGAGTCGCCCTCGGCGACGCCCTCGGCGCGACCACCGAGTTCATGACCCCGGGGGAGATCCGGGCCCGCTACAAGCTCCACAACAAGATCCGGGGCGGCGGCTGGCTCGGGGTGAAGCCGGGCCAGGTCACCGACGACACCGAGATGTCGCTGGCGCTGGCGCGGGCGCTGATCGCCGCCGGCGGCTGGGACCTGCAGGGGATCGCCGAACAGTTTCTCGCCTGGATGCGCAGCAAGCCGATCGACATCGGCTCCACGGTGCGCAAGGGGATCGTCGGCTTCATGCGCAAGGGGAGCCTGGAGGTTCCCTACAACGAGTGGGATGCCGGCAACGGCGCGGCGATGCGGATGGCCCCGGTGATCCTGCAGACCCTGGGCGATGACGACCTGCTGCGGCGCTGTGCCCTGGAACAGGCGCGGCTGACCCACAACCATCCCCTCTCCGACGCCGCCTGCGTCACCCTGGGGAAGATGGTGCAGGCAGCGATGCTCGGCGCCGACCGTTTCCAGCTCCACGCCCTGGCGCGCGAGCTGATCGCCGCCTGCCCGACCTTTCACTTCAACCACTACAAGGGGCTGGCGTCGGGCTATATCGTCGATACCATGCAGACGGTCTTTCACTATTTCTTTTCCACCGCCAGCTTCGAAGAGTGTCTGGTCGGGGTGGTCAACCAGGGGGGGGACGCCGACACCACCGGGGCGATCGCCGGCATGCTCGCCGGCGCCTTTTACGGCATCGACGCGTTGCCGAAGCAGTGGCTGCGCAAGCTCGATCGCCAGGTCCGGGAAGAGGTCGAGACAGCGGCGGTCGCGCTGCTGAAGATTTCTCCCTGGGTCCTGCGCGACACTCCCTTCCGGGAACTCTCCGGCGACCTCTGGGAGTTTCACCAGCAGGGCTGCGTGGTGGCGATCACCACCAACGGCAAGGTCGGCGGCAATGGCCGCAACGTCATGGCCCGGGGGACCGCCCGCCAGGCCGCCGAGCGTTTTCCCGCCCTGCCGCAGCGCCTCGGCGAACTGATCCGCCAGCACGGCAACCATGTCTTCGATCTCGGAAACGGGCTGGTCAGCTTCCCTGTCGAGCACACCCCCTGGGAGGTGCCCGACCTGCAGCTGATCCGCCAGTCGGGGCGGGAGCTGCGCGCCCTGGCCGACGACCGGGGGTGGCAACGCATCATCGTCCCCCGCCCCGGCTGCGGCGGCGGTGGCCTCTCCTGGGGCGAGGTGCGCCCCCTGCTCGAAACTTGCTTCGACGACCGCTTCTGGATCATCCAGGCCCCCGCCGCCTGA
- a CDS encoding NAD(+)--dinitrogen-reductase ADP-D-ribosyltransferase, with product MLGTSLNLCNLPPWAIASRHFNRHPQPIEVQGVASSGKPLFDRLGTVAEPLQRGALFHDFMDVRFQLHQWDNQDSHSSRKALKNSYLRFLRGWLFDSNSLEGAVLKGWVESRLGIPPLFHKEPIGDIHSAAYYQYLGERMKGAARASAILGQLDLLYGFVQYELQRRHPDLSHLTLYRGIYDFSEHQVLAEESPGHYLLQLNNLNSFTDDFEKAWEFGNRVIKAAVPLAKVFFCSGLLPKSLLKGEGEYLVIGGEFEVQVLTGG from the coding sequence ATGCTCGGGACTTCTCTCAACCTCTGCAACCTCCCCCCCTGGGCGATCGCCTCGCGGCACTTCAACCGGCACCCCCAGCCGATCGAGGTGCAGGGGGTGGCGAGCAGCGGCAAGCCGCTCTTCGACCGGCTCGGCACCGTCGCCGAACCGTTGCAGCGCGGCGCGCTCTTTCACGACTTCATGGATGTCCGCTTCCAGCTCCACCAGTGGGACAACCAGGACTCCCACAGCAGCCGCAAGGCGCTGAAAAACAGTTACCTGCGCTTTTTGCGCGGCTGGCTCTTCGACAGCAACTCCCTCGAAGGGGCGGTCCTCAAGGGGTGGGTGGAGTCGCGGCTGGGGATCCCGCCCCTCTTTCACAAGGAACCGATCGGCGACATCCACTCTGCAGCCTATTACCAGTACCTCGGCGAACGGATGAAGGGAGCGGCGCGGGCCAGCGCCATCCTTGGCCAGCTCGACCTCCTCTACGGTTTTGTCCAGTACGAATTGCAGCGCCGCCATCCGGACCTGAGTCACCTCACCCTCTATCGCGGCATTTACGATTTTTCCGAGCACCAGGTTCTGGCCGAGGAGAGTCCGGGCCACTACCTGCTGCAGCTCAACAACCTCAACTCCTTCACCGACGATTTCGAGAAAGCCTGGGAATTCGGCAACCGGGTCATCAAGGCCGCGGTCCCCCTGGCCAAGGTCTTCTTCTGCAGCGGGCTGCTGCCGAAATCGCTCCTCAAGGGGGAGGGAGAATACCTGGTGATCGGCGGCGAGTTCGAGGTGCAGGTCCTGACCGGAGGCTGA